The following are encoded in a window of Pseudalgibacter alginicilyticus genomic DNA:
- a CDS encoding SCO family protein: protein MKNTNYSYIGIAFIILVFGIIFIPKIVDRISNNDIIRNESRSDFAKDKNRSVSDLAFIEINGEPKKVPDFSFINQNGKIITNKDYEGKVYVVEFFFTTCPTICPRMNYNLVQIQNEFENFSDFGVASFTINPAHDTPEVLKAYAEKYGVKNPNWHLMTGKKEAIYKLSNQGFNLYTAEEESAEGGFEHSGNFALIDKNGFIRSRIDNFGNPIIYYRGVVSEDEKVDDDGVEEEISALKEDIKKLLNE from the coding sequence ATGAAAAACACAAACTACTCATACATTGGCATTGCTTTTATTATTTTAGTTTTTGGTATTATTTTCATTCCAAAAATTGTAGATAGAATTTCTAATAATGATATTATAAGAAATGAAAGTAGAAGTGATTTTGCCAAGGATAAAAATAGATCAGTGTCAGATTTAGCTTTTATAGAAATCAATGGAGAACCTAAAAAAGTACCTGACTTTTCATTTATAAATCAAAATGGCAAAATCATAACAAATAAAGATTACGAAGGGAAAGTATATGTGGTAGAGTTCTTTTTTACAACCTGCCCTACTATATGTCCTAGAATGAATTATAATTTAGTTCAAATTCAAAATGAGTTTGAAAATTTTAGTGATTTTGGTGTAGCGTCATTTACTATAAATCCAGCTCATGATACCCCTGAAGTTTTAAAGGCTTATGCTGAGAAATATGGAGTTAAAAATCCTAATTGGCACTTAATGACTGGCAAGAAAGAAGCTATTTACAAATTATCGAACCAAGGTTTTAATCTTTATACGGCCGAAGAAGAAAGTGCTGAAGGCGGATTTGAGCATTCTGGTAATTTTGCTTTAATTGATAAAAATGGTTTTATTCGTTCAAGAATAGATAATTTTGGAAATCCAATTATCTATTACAGAGGAGTTGTTTCTGAAGATGAAAAAGTAGATGATGATGGTGTAGAAGAAGAAATTAGTGCTCTAAAAGAAGATATTAAAAAGTTATTAAACGAATAA
- a CDS encoding DUF420 domain-containing protein, translated as MIEDKNILDDKKYNKLIIALSIIIPIVVAILFGVRIPNVEPLSFLPPIYASINGLTAVILVFAFFAIKNKKLVLHENLMTTAIWCSVLFLVMYVAYHMTSDSTKFGGEGAIRYVYYFILITHIVLSVIVIPFVLITYVRAITNNIEKHKKIAKITFPLWLYVAVTGVIVYVMISPYYI; from the coding sequence ATGATTGAAGATAAAAATATTTTAGACGACAAAAAATACAATAAATTAATTATTGCTTTGTCTATTATTATTCCTATAGTTGTTGCCATACTTTTTGGAGTTCGTATTCCAAATGTGGAACCATTAAGTTTTTTACCTCCCATTTATGCTTCAATTAATGGTTTGACAGCCGTTATTTTAGTGTTTGCATTTTTTGCTATAAAAAACAAAAAATTAGTACTTCATGAAAATTTAATGACAACAGCTATTTGGTGTTCTGTACTTTTTTTAGTGATGTATGTGGCTTATCATATGACAAGTGATTCAACAAAATTTGGAGGAGAAGGAGCTATTAGATATGTATATTACTTTATTTTAATAACTCATATTGTATTATCAGTAATAGTTATTCCATTTGTATTAATAACGTATGTAAGGGCTATTACAAACAACATTGAAAAACATAAAAAAATAGCTAAAATCACGTTTCCATTGTGGTTGTATGTTGCTGTTACTGGAGTTATTGTGTATGTTATGATCTCACCATATTATATTTAG
- a CDS encoding ABC transporter ATP-binding protein produces the protein MLEINKLHKSYPIGDSSLHVLKGINLSIQSGEMVAIMGSSGSGKSTLLNIIGMLDEADAGDYILDGLPIKDLTEKKAAVYRNKFLGFIFQSFNLINYKNAMENVALPLYYQGMKRKERQEKALFHLEKVGLAKWAHHLPKELSGGQNQRVAIARALAANPKLLLADEPTGALDTKTSHEIMAFIQQLNDEGKTILMVTHEEDIANMCKRIVRLRDGVIIEDVKVNQVRAEQYV, from the coding sequence ATGTTAGAAATTAATAAACTTCATAAATCATATCCTATTGGAGATTCGAGTTTGCATGTTCTTAAAGGTATTAATTTATCCATACAAAGTGGCGAAATGGTAGCTATTATGGGGTCTTCAGGTTCAGGTAAGTCTACTTTGTTAAACATTATAGGCATGTTGGATGAAGCTGATGCAGGTGATTATATTTTAGATGGACTGCCTATTAAAGATCTTACAGAAAAAAAAGCAGCTGTTTATAGAAATAAATTTTTAGGATTTATCTTTCAATCTTTTAATCTTATAAATTATAAAAATGCCATGGAAAATGTGGCACTTCCTCTTTATTATCAGGGAATGAAACGAAAGGAACGACAGGAGAAAGCACTCTTTCATTTAGAAAAAGTTGGTTTAGCCAAATGGGCACATCACTTGCCTAAAGAACTTTCGGGAGGACAAAACCAACGTGTTGCTATTGCACGAGCTTTAGCAGCTAACCCAAAATTGTTGTTAGCAGATGAGCCCACTGGAGCTTTAGATACTAAAACTTCTCATGAAATTATGGCGTTTATTCAGCAATTAAATGATGAAGGAAAAACCATTTTAATGGTAACCCATGAAGAAGATATTGCCAATATGTGTAAGCGTATTGTTAGACTTAGAGATGGTGTTATTATTGAAGATGTAAAAGTAAATCAAGTTAGGGCAGAGCAGTATGTTTGA
- a CDS encoding ABC transporter permease: MFDLDLWREIFQSINKNRTRSLLSGFTVTFAILLFTILFGIANGLQNTFTEAFSDDATNSIYINSGRTTKAYKGLQSGRQIQFKNEDYNYIKDEFADKVEFITARIYRNVQASFRNEQGSYNLLGVHPDHQFLEKTNVIEGRYVNYNDIQNTTKVVVIGKKIEEDLFLNTTALGKYINLSGILYKVVGIFTDDGNDNEERILYMPISTAQQVYGNNDYINQINLTYNPKMNYDEALVFSSLLTRKLKERFSVASTDQRAVRVRNMAEGTKTISQMTFGLTVIILVIGFGTLIAGIVGVSNIMIFVVKERTKEIGIRKALGATPRAIVSIILIESILITAIAGYVGLLLGVGVIELVEPILVDYFIKNPGVSNSLVIGATLTLVLAGGIAGYFPAKKASKIKPIVALRND; encoded by the coding sequence ATGTTTGATTTAGACCTCTGGCGGGAAATTTTTCAAAGCATTAATAAAAATAGAACGAGAAGTTTATTGTCTGGTTTTACAGTAACCTTTGCCATTTTGTTATTTACTATACTTTTTGGAATAGCCAATGGTTTGCAAAATACTTTTACCGAAGCCTTTTCTGATGATGCTACAAATTCAATTTATATAAATTCAGGAAGAACAACTAAAGCTTATAAAGGGTTGCAGTCTGGTAGGCAAATTCAATTTAAAAATGAAGATTACAATTATATAAAAGATGAATTTGCTGATAAAGTTGAATTTATTACAGCTCGTATTTATAGAAATGTTCAAGCTTCTTTTCGAAATGAACAAGGGAGTTATAATCTATTAGGGGTTCATCCAGACCATCAATTTCTTGAAAAAACCAATGTTATTGAAGGGCGTTATGTAAATTATAATGATATACAAAATACTACCAAAGTTGTTGTTATAGGGAAAAAAATTGAAGAAGATTTATTTTTAAATACCACTGCATTAGGTAAGTATATTAATCTTAGCGGGATTCTATATAAAGTAGTTGGTATTTTTACAGATGATGGAAATGATAATGAGGAACGAATACTATACATGCCAATAAGTACGGCACAGCAAGTTTATGGTAATAATGATTATATAAATCAAATCAACTTAACATATAACCCTAAAATGAATTATGACGAAGCATTGGTTTTTAGTTCATTACTAACAAGGAAACTTAAAGAAAGATTCTCGGTTGCAAGTACAGATCAACGAGCTGTAAGAGTACGTAATATGGCTGAAGGCACAAAGACTATTAGTCAAATGACCTTTGGATTAACTGTTATTATTTTAGTTATTGGATTTGGAACTTTAATAGCAGGTATTGTTGGGGTAAGTAATATTATGATTTTTGTAGTTAAAGAACGCACCAAAGAAATTGGTATTCGGAAAGCCTTAGGTGCGACTCCAAGAGCTATAGTATCAATTATTTTAATTGAATCTATTCTTATTACAGCCATAGCGGGTTATGTTGGGTTGTTACTAGGAGTTGGGGTAATTGAACTTGTAGAACCTATTTTGGTAGATTATTTTATTAAGAACCCTGGAGTTAGCAATAGTTTGGTTATAGGTGCCACTTTAACTTTAGTGTTAGCGGGAGGAATTGCAGGGTATTTTCCAGCAAAAAAAGCATCTAAAATAAAACCAATTGTAGCACTAAGAAATGATTAA
- a CDS encoding ABC transporter permease produces MFKFLFESDTWQEVFDSFNKNKLRSILTMVGVWWGILLLIGLLGSAKGLENSFNRLFGDFATNSVFVWGQSTSKPFKGFQEGKRVRLSLSDAEKIEENVEGIEFVLPRSQQSATITRKFLSGSFQMAGDYPLLDQLQKKKLIHGRFINQNDIDNRKKIAIISEDAYKQLFEKDEDAIGEYIDINGINFTVAGIFEVGTMNMGPSTDVHIPFTTFQQIYNIGDQIGWMMITGKPEYDIVQIENDVKLLLKNLNQIHPEDNRALGSANAGKEFGKVTGFLTGMQFLTWFVGIATLIAGVFAIGNILLITVKERTKEIGIRRALGATPFEIKRQIVIEAVFLTLVAGIFGIITGGWILIGLDAAFGQGDQAVIVNASVSIAIVFVSLIILIVLGTLIGLIPAFKATSIKPIQALREE; encoded by the coding sequence ATGTTTAAATTTTTATTTGAAAGTGATACGTGGCAAGAAGTTTTTGATAGCTTTAATAAAAATAAACTAAGGTCTATCTTAACTATGGTAGGTGTTTGGTGGGGTATTTTATTACTCATAGGTTTATTGGGCTCTGCTAAAGGGTTAGAGAACTCTTTCAATAGATTATTTGGGGATTTTGCTACCAACAGTGTCTTTGTTTGGGGGCAGAGCACGAGCAAACCATTTAAAGGATTTCAAGAAGGTAAACGTGTTAGATTGTCTTTATCTGATGCTGAAAAAATAGAAGAAAATGTAGAGGGCATTGAATTTGTGCTTCCAAGAAGTCAACAGAGTGCTACTATTACAAGAAAATTTCTTTCAGGAAGTTTTCAAATGGCTGGAGATTATCCATTGTTAGATCAACTACAAAAGAAAAAACTTATACATGGTCGGTTTATCAATCAAAATGATATTGACAATAGAAAAAAAATAGCAATTATATCAGAAGATGCTTATAAGCAGCTTTTTGAAAAAGATGAAGATGCTATAGGTGAGTACATTGATATCAATGGGATCAATTTTACTGTTGCAGGTATATTTGAAGTTGGAACCATGAATATGGGACCATCAACTGATGTGCATATTCCATTTACAACGTTTCAACAAATTTATAATATAGGCGATCAAATAGGCTGGATGATGATAACAGGAAAACCAGAATATGATATTGTTCAAATTGAAAATGATGTTAAACTATTATTGAAAAACCTTAATCAAATACACCCTGAAGATAATCGAGCATTAGGTAGTGCTAATGCAGGAAAAGAGTTTGGAAAGGTCACAGGTTTTTTAACGGGGATGCAATTTTTAACATGGTTTGTAGGTATTGCCACGCTAATAGCTGGAGTTTTTGCTATTGGTAATATTCTATTAATCACTGTTAAAGAGCGTACCAAAGAAATAGGTATACGAAGAGCACTTGGGGCAACACCTTTTGAAATAAAAAGGCAAATTGTGATTGAAGCTGTATTTTTAACATTAGTTGCTGGCATATTTGGAATTATTACAGGCGGTTGGATTTTAATAGGATTAGATGCAGCCTTTGGGCAAGGTGACCAAGCCGTTATTGTCAATGCCTCAGTGTCTATTGCCATTGTTTTTGTGTCGCTTATTATATTAATAGTTTTAGGAACTTTAATAGGATTAATACCAGCATTCAAAGCCACAAGCATTAAGCCAATTCAAGCTTTAAGAGAAGAATAG
- a CDS encoding efflux RND transporter periplasmic adaptor subunit, whose protein sequence is MNKTVKIILVLVVIILLAFVLKYFKDANSKDIEDYKVEAPFYTSINTKAVATGKLNPEEEIELKPQISGIVDEILVEEGDVVKKGDLIAKIRVVPNEQSLVSANSRISSTRLSFNNAKVLYERNKSLYEKGVISKQDFENSELAFNQSKETLSQAQNDYQIIKRGSISGGSSANTNIIAQIAGTILEIPVREGDQVIQSNNFNAGTTVAIIADMSFMIFEGKVDEAEVGKLKEGKEIKVILGAINDKEFPAKLTFVAPRGVEENGAVQFTVKANVSIDSTTNVRAGYSANAEIDIESKDSVLAIREALLQYNRITEKPFVELLESKGKYKKQDVTLGLSDGINVEIIEGVKEGDKIKVWNKASSDNEDENEKHRNN, encoded by the coding sequence ATGAATAAAACAGTAAAAATAATTTTAGTATTAGTCGTTATCATATTACTGGCGTTTGTATTAAAGTATTTTAAAGATGCTAACTCTAAGGATATTGAAGACTATAAAGTGGAAGCACCTTTCTATACATCTATTAATACAAAAGCTGTGGCAACAGGAAAATTGAATCCAGAAGAAGAGATTGAATTAAAACCTCAAATTTCAGGTATTGTAGATGAAATTCTTGTAGAAGAGGGTGATGTTGTTAAAAAAGGCGATTTAATTGCCAAAATTAGAGTCGTACCAAATGAGCAAAGTTTAGTAAGTGCAAATAGCAGAATTTCTTCAACAAGATTGTCTTTTAATAATGCTAAAGTACTTTACGAAAGAAATAAATCGCTTTATGAAAAAGGAGTGATTTCTAAACAAGATTTTGAAAATAGTGAATTGGCATTTAATCAATCTAAGGAAACACTATCTCAGGCACAAAATGATTATCAAATTATTAAACGCGGGTCTATTTCCGGCGGAAGTTCAGCAAATACCAATATTATTGCTCAAATTGCTGGAACTATTTTAGAAATTCCAGTTCGTGAAGGTGATCAAGTCATTCAAAGTAACAATTTTAACGCAGGTACTACGGTTGCTATTATAGCTGATATGAGTTTCATGATTTTTGAAGGAAAAGTAGACGAAGCAGAAGTTGGTAAGCTTAAAGAAGGTAAAGAAATAAAAGTTATTTTAGGAGCTATAAACGATAAAGAGTTTCCTGCAAAACTAACTTTTGTTGCACCTCGAGGTGTTGAAGAAAATGGAGCTGTTCAGTTTACCGTTAAAGCCAATGTAAGCATAGATAGTACGACTAATGTTAGAGCTGGCTATAGTGCAAATGCAGAAATAGACATTGAAAGTAAAGACAGTGTATTAGCAATTAGAGAAGCTTTACTGCAATATAATAGAATTACAGAAAAACCTTTTGTTGAATTATTGGAAAGTAAAGGCAAATATAAAAAGCAAGATGTAACGCTTGGCTTGTCTGATGGGATTAATGTTGAAATTATTGAAGGAGTGAAAGAAGGCGATAAGATAAAAGTATGGAACAAAGCATCATCAGACAATGAAGATGAGAATGAAAAACATAGAAATAACTAA
- a CDS encoding TolC family protein codes for MKQFKNGLLVCFLFVTISSFSQQKKWTLEACISHALENNISIKQSALDTELAQENITNAKGNFLPSVNGSTSGNFNFGSFIGQDGSRISRNSFGNSLSINAGVTLFNGFRNTNLYKQAELGLESSRVQLQKLKDDISLFVVNSYLNALLSKENYKIAEEQVKVSEEQIENIKELVDAGVRPRSDLYNVQAELASNNERLITAQNGIDLALLNLSQLLQVTYKGFDIEDVNIDLSSVELLYNDSELIFKKAVGNRPEIRVAEIRIENSEMDIEIAKSAFYPTVSLGAGLGTSYQHTLGEKDRRTIVDPNTGAVSSIPNGYGKQFNDNLGYNIGLSISVPIFNGNKNKVNVNRAVINNERVTYDLEQAKQDLFSTIENAYLDAKAALNQYQASEVSLTAQQEAFRTAKESYNNGVMTSFEFQQVQNRLINAQSSLANAKFNFVFKTKLLEFYNGIPITLD; via the coding sequence ATGAAACAATTTAAAAATGGTCTTTTAGTGTGTTTTCTTTTTGTGACAATTTCGTCGTTTTCTCAGCAAAAAAAATGGACATTAGAAGCATGTATTAGTCATGCTTTAGAAAATAATATTTCTATAAAGCAATCTGCTTTGGATACCGAATTAGCTCAGGAAAATATTACAAATGCTAAAGGTAATTTTTTGCCAAGTGTCAACGGTTCAACCTCAGGGAATTTTAATTTTGGATCTTTTATAGGCCAGGATGGAAGTAGGATTTCTAGAAATAGTTTTGGCAACAGTCTAAGTATAAATGCTGGAGTAACACTTTTTAATGGGTTTAGAAACACTAATTTATATAAACAAGCAGAACTTGGGTTAGAATCTAGTAGGGTCCAGTTGCAAAAATTAAAAGATGATATATCTTTATTTGTAGTGAACAGTTATTTGAATGCTTTATTAAGTAAGGAGAATTATAAAATTGCTGAAGAACAAGTAAAAGTTTCGGAGGAACAAATTGAAAATATTAAAGAATTAGTAGATGCTGGCGTCAGACCTCGTTCAGATTTGTATAACGTTCAAGCTGAATTAGCAAGTAATAACGAACGATTAATTACGGCGCAAAACGGGATTGATTTAGCACTTTTAAATTTGTCACAATTATTGCAGGTAACTTATAAAGGATTTGATATTGAAGATGTTAATATTGATTTGTCTTCAGTCGAATTATTATACAATGATTCTGAATTAATATTTAAAAAAGCAGTCGGAAATCGACCAGAAATTAGAGTTGCTGAAATTAGGATTGAGAATTCTGAAATGGATATTGAAATTGCTAAATCAGCTTTTTATCCCACAGTAAGTTTAGGGGCAGGTTTAGGAACATCTTATCAACATACTTTAGGTGAAAAAGACAGACGAACTATTGTTGACCCAAATACAGGCGCTGTGAGTTCTATTCCAAACGGGTATGGTAAGCAATTTAATGACAATTTAGGGTATAATATAGGCTTGAGTATTAGTGTTCCTATTTTTAATGGGAATAAAAATAAAGTAAATGTAAATAGGGCTGTAATAAATAATGAACGTGTAACTTATGATTTAGAACAAGCAAAACAAGATTTATTTTCAACCATTGAAAACGCTTATTTGGATGCTAAAGCAGCATTAAACCAGTATCAAGCATCAGAAGTATCACTTACTGCTCAGCAAGAAGCTTTTAGAACTGCTAAAGAAAGTTATAATAATGGGGTTATGACTTCCTTTGAATTTCAGCAAGTACAAAACAGGCTTATTAATGCTCAGTCATCCTTAGCAAATGCTAAGTTTAATTTTGTGTTTAAAACCAAACTTTTAGAGTTCTACAATGGCATTCCAATAACTTTAGATTAA
- the tsaB gene encoding tRNA (adenosine(37)-N6)-threonylcarbamoyltransferase complex dimerization subunit type 1 TsaB encodes MITILSIETATTNCSVSLSRNGKTVVLKENYDQGYSHAEKLHVFIDAVLSEAEITLKALDAIAISKGPGSYTGLRIGVSTAKGLCFAQDKPLISVPTLEALAHQVECNQGVIVTMLDARRLEVYSAVFDTEYNQIRQTEAQILDETSFRDFLEKGSVYFIGDGVEKTKELIKHPNAVFIENKLPSSNNMGLLAYNKYKNNDIEDVAYFEPYYLKDFVALKSKK; translated from the coding sequence TTGATAACGATATTAAGCATAGAAACTGCTACAACAAATTGCTCTGTTTCGCTTTCGCGGAATGGAAAAACGGTTGTTTTAAAAGAAAATTACGACCAAGGATATTCACATGCTGAAAAGCTTCATGTATTTATTGATGCTGTATTAAGTGAAGCTGAAATAACTTTAAAGGCTTTGGATGCTATAGCAATTAGTAAAGGGCCAGGTTCGTATACCGGGTTACGTATTGGTGTTTCTACGGCTAAGGGGCTTTGTTTTGCACAAGATAAACCATTGATTTCAGTACCTACTTTGGAAGCTTTAGCGCATCAAGTAGAATGTAACCAAGGTGTTATTGTGACCATGTTGGATGCTAGACGTTTGGAAGTATATTCCGCTGTTTTTGATACTGAATACAATCAAATTAGGCAAACCGAAGCACAAATTTTAGACGAGACTTCTTTTAGAGATTTTTTAGAAAAGGGCAGCGTTTATTTTATTGGTGATGGTGTTGAAAAAACAAAAGAATTAATTAAACACCCCAATGCTGTTTTCATTGAAAATAAACTACCATCTTCAAATAATATGGGCTTATTAGCTTATAATAAATACAAAAACAATGACATTGAAGATGTTGCTTACTTTGAGCCTTATTATTTAAAGGATTTTGTGGCCTTAAAATCTAAAAAATAA
- a CDS encoding mechanosensitive ion channel family protein, whose protein sequence is MNLENIDTEKWLELALDYGLKVVGAIIIWIIGAWVVKSIIKGTRKIMTKRNYDESLQKFLLNLLGWVLKIILIIVVLGTVGIETTSFAAIIAAAGLAIGLALQGSLGNFAGGVLIMIFKPFKIGDFINAQGESGTVKEIEIFTTKLTTPDNKEIIIPNGSLSNGNITNYSTEDTRRVDFTFGVGYDSDIKKTKEVIASVVNSNPLILKEPAPAINVSELADSSINFFTRVWVKKEDYWTVNFDTIERTKEALDAAGIDIPYPHQVEIQKQG, encoded by the coding sequence ATGAATTTAGAAAACATTGACACTGAAAAATGGCTTGAATTGGCTTTAGATTATGGACTTAAAGTTGTTGGGGCCATTATTATATGGATTATTGGCGCTTGGGTTGTTAAATCAATAATAAAAGGCACCAGAAAAATAATGACCAAAAGAAACTATGATGAAAGCCTTCAAAAATTTCTATTAAATTTATTAGGTTGGGTATTAAAAATTATACTAATCATTGTAGTATTAGGCACTGTAGGTATTGAAACCACATCATTTGCAGCTATTATTGCTGCGGCAGGTTTAGCCATTGGCTTAGCACTTCAAGGCTCCTTAGGTAATTTTGCGGGTGGTGTATTGATTATGATTTTTAAACCTTTTAAAATTGGAGATTTTATTAATGCACAAGGAGAGTCTGGTACAGTGAAAGAAATTGAAATCTTTACAACCAAATTAACAACACCAGATAATAAAGAAATTATTATACCAAATGGAAGCCTTTCAAATGGAAACATTACAAATTACAGCACTGAAGATACACGACGTGTAGATTTTACCTTTGGTGTAGGTTATGACTCTGATATTAAGAAAACCAAAGAAGTTATAGCTAGTGTTGTAAACTCAAACCCTTTAATATTAAAAGAGCCTGCGCCTGCTATAAACGTTTCTGAATTAGCAGACAGTTCCATTAACTTTTTCACAAGAGTTTGGGTAAAAAAAGAAGATTATTGGACCGTAAATTTTGATACAATAGAACGCACTAAAGAAGCACTTGATGCTGCAGGTATTGACATTCCTTACCCACATCAAGTAGAAATACAAAAACAAGGCTAA
- a CDS encoding DUF1304 domain-containing protein: MSIISILLILLVAIEHFYFLILEMFFWTKPKGIKAFGLKSKEFAEDTKVLAANQGLYNGFLSAGLIYSLIQNNTSFSVFFLICVIIAGIYGAYSTNQIKLFYVQSVPAIIASTSIIITLM, from the coding sequence ATGAGCATAATTAGTATTTTATTAATTTTATTGGTAGCTATAGAACATTTTTATTTTCTGATATTAGAAATGTTTTTTTGGACCAAACCAAAAGGAATCAAGGCTTTTGGATTAAAGTCAAAAGAATTTGCAGAAGACACTAAAGTTTTAGCCGCAAATCAAGGCTTATACAATGGATTTTTATCTGCAGGATTAATATATTCCTTAATTCAAAATAACACAAGTTTCTCTGTTTTTTTTCTAATTTGTGTTATTATAGCTGGCATTTACGGTGCTTATTCTACCAATCAAATAAAACTGTTTTACGTCCAATCCGTACCAGCTATTATTGCATCAACTTCAATCATCATTACTTTAATGTGA